In Lujinxingia sediminis, a single genomic region encodes these proteins:
- a CDS encoding TIGR04563 family protein: MERGLTLAPDDAPEVTEDSMATKKKMTLYLPEELLNEMRQEALRQDRSLSWIMEAAWKVARERLREMPGVEELYEDYEDYEAAS; this comes from the coding sequence GTGGAACGCGGCCTCACCCTGGCACCCGACGATGCGCCCGAAGTCACGGAGGACTCAATGGCCACCAAAAAGAAGATGACCCTGTACCTGCCCGAAGAGCTTCTCAATGAGATGCGGCAGGAGGCCCTTCGCCAGGATCGCTCGTTGAGCTGGATCATGGAAGCTGCCTGGAAGGTCGCTCGGGAGCGACTTCGTGAGATGCCCGGGGTCGAGGAGCTCTACGAAGACTACGAAGACTACGAGGCCGCCAGCTA